The Eleutherodactylus coqui strain aEleCoq1 chromosome 13, aEleCoq1.hap1, whole genome shotgun sequence genome includes a window with the following:
- the LOC136588223 gene encoding E3 ubiquitin-protein ligase RNF182-like: MTSSDGDSLEPLLGPLELECKICYNGFDTRQHRPKVLGCDHRMCARCLKKMASNWAQSPPATICCPFCRQETALPEDLHLLPDDSGLLSKLSCHEWIHRRGCTVAPEVLLSPGDLCPNSSECLVITIMEVSDEAREPGEQTPVLDILRVKISSSLSWLPGSCVPHRCGPCRPVPRILLGFLCLVYISSLPLGVYLMMTGHLLGIILVSLVPCTLILSLLCYCFCHELAACLSD; encoded by the coding sequence ATGACCAGCAGTGATGGGGATTCTTTGGAACCACTTCTTGGTCCTCTAGAGCTGGAGTGCAAGATTTGTTACAATGGTTTTGATACCAGACAACATCGACCTAAAGTTCTGGGTTGTGATCACCGTATGTGTGCTCGCTGCCTCAAAAAGATGGCTTCAAACTGGGCGCAAAGCCCACCGGCTACAATATGTTGTCCGTTCTGTCGTCAAGAAACTGCACTGCCCGAGGACCTACACCTTCTCCCAGATGATAGTGGGCTTCTATCCAAACTCAGCTGCCATGAATGGATCCACAGACGGGGTTGCACGGTGGCACCAGAGGTGCTTTTGAGTCCCGGGGACTTGTGTCCTAACTCTTCTGAGTGCCTCGTCATCACTATCATGGAGGTCTCAGATGAGGCTAGAGAGCCTGGTGAGCAAACTCCCGTGCTAGATATCCTAAGAGTGAAGATATCGTCAAGTCTATCATGGCTACCTGGATCCTGTGTTCCTCACCGATGCGGCCCTTGCAGGCCCGTGCCACGCATCCTGCTAGGTTTCCTGTGCCTCGTGTATATTAGTTCACTGCCCCTTGGTGTTTATCTCATGATGACCGGGCATCTACTAGGCATCATCCTGGTTAGTTTAGTGCCGTGTACCCTAATTCTCAGCCTCTTGTGCTATTGTTTCTGCCACGAGCTAGCTGCCTGCCTTTCTGACTAA